A genome region from Nitrosopumilus oxyclinae includes the following:
- the pdxT gene encoding pyridoxal 5'-phosphate synthase glutaminase subunit PdxT: MSLTVGVLSIQGDVQENVLSAKSAIDELGLDGNVVDVRTPEEISQLDGLIIPGGESTTIGHLSLVNGSQKVMKEKIQSGMPVLGICAGMIMLSNTAKDRIVGKTDQPLLDILDIKLERNSFGRQKESFESNISMDSINIPKFNGVFIRAPSVSDVGSDVEVLSKFNERIVAVKKGNVIGTAFHPELTKDTALHKYFINLVNTSKN, encoded by the coding sequence ATGAGTCTTACTGTTGGTGTATTATCCATTCAAGGAGATGTACAAGAGAATGTTTTGTCAGCTAAATCTGCAATTGATGAATTAGGACTAGATGGAAATGTTGTTGATGTTAGAACTCCTGAAGAAATTTCTCAATTGGATGGTTTGATCATTCCTGGTGGAGAAAGTACTACAATTGGTCACTTGTCTTTGGTAAATGGCTCTCAAAAGGTGATGAAAGAAAAAATTCAAAGTGGCATGCCTGTTCTTGGAATTTGTGCAGGAATGATTATGTTATCAAATACTGCAAAAGATAGGATAGTTGGTAAAACTGATCAGCCACTTTTAGATATTTTGGATATTAAATTGGAGAGAAATTCATTTGGAAGACAAAAAGAATCATTTGAATCTAATATCTCCATGGATTCTATCAACATTCCAAAGTTTAATGGAGTATTCATCAGAGCACCATCGGTATCTGATGTAGGATCTGATGTAGAAGTTTTATCAAAATTTAACGAACGAATAGTTGCAGTCAAAAAAGGCAATGTAATTGGTACTGCTTTTCATCCTGAATTAACTAAAGATACAGCATTGCACAAGTATTTCATTAATCTTGTGAATACATCAAAAAATTAA
- the pdxS gene encoding pyridoxal 5'-phosphate synthase lyase subunit PdxS — protein MLPLSGERLDAKGIVSDKINSIDTLRGSSTVKRGFAHMLKNGVVMDVTNVEQAQIAEEAGAVSVMVLDKLPSEVRKAGGVARTASIRIIEEIMDSVTIPVMAKCRIGHVNEALVLQETDVDMIDESEVLTPADELRHIWKWDFTTPVVNGARSLAEALRRIEEGASMIRTKGEPGTGNVAEAIKHIKKVNDELRTIKSIYDSGDNQELVRMAREFKVSYDIVEQTAKLGRLPVVNFAAGGIATPADAAYLMSLGCDGIFVGSGIFNSDDAKERARAIVLATTFWNESDKVKEAQKMIDERQSMIGLDVNTLELRMQDRGGSA, from the coding sequence ATGCTTCCCTTATCTGGTGAACGACTTGATGCTAAAGGAATAGTTTCAGATAAAATAAATTCAATTGATACTTTACGCGGTTCTTCCACTGTTAAACGTGGGTTTGCTCACATGCTTAAAAATGGAGTTGTAATGGATGTTACAAATGTAGAACAAGCTCAAATTGCTGAAGAAGCTGGGGCTGTCTCTGTTATGGTATTAGATAAACTACCATCTGAAGTTAGAAAAGCTGGCGGTGTTGCACGAACTGCAAGTATTAGAATAATTGAAGAAATTATGGATTCTGTTACAATTCCTGTGATGGCTAAATGTAGAATTGGTCATGTCAATGAGGCATTAGTTTTACAAGAAACTGATGTAGATATGATTGATGAATCTGAAGTTTTAACACCTGCAGATGAACTTCGTCATATTTGGAAATGGGACTTTACTACTCCAGTTGTTAATGGTGCAAGATCTTTGGCAGAAGCACTAAGACGAATTGAAGAGGGTGCATCCATGATTAGAACAAAAGGAGAACCTGGAACTGGAAATGTTGCAGAAGCTATCAAGCATATCAAAAAAGTAAATGACGAGTTGAGAACCATCAAATCAATTTATGATTCTGGAGATAATCAAGAATTAGTTAGAATGGCAAGAGAATTCAAAGTCTCTTATGATATTGTTGAACAAACTGCAAAACTTGGACGGTTACCTGTTGTTAATTTTGCTGCAGGTGGAATTGCAACACCTGCTGATGCTGCATATTTGATGTCTTTAGGCTGTGATGGTATCTTTGTTGGCTCTGGAATCTTCAATTCAGATGATGCAAAAGAAAGAGCAAGAGCAATAGTTTTGGCTACCACTTTCTGGAATGAATCAGACAAAGTCAAAGAAGCACAAAAAATGATTGATGAAAGACAATCTATGATAGGATTAGATGTTAACACTTTAGAATTACGTATGCAAGATCGTGGTGGCTCAGCATGA
- a CDS encoding aconitate hydratase, whose protein sequence is METDTTEELVSNVYLKLKNNIVKYRNLVGRPLTLSEKILSGHLNEIDDTVFTGGKDYVFLKPDRVALQDVTGQMVMLQFMQAGLKQTALPTTVHCDHLIRAEVQGDVDMKVSLDENSEVFKFLQSASAKYGCGFWKPGAGIIHQVVLENYAFPGGLMIGTDSHTPNAGGLGMIAIGVGGLDAAETMAGLPWELLYPKKIGVKLTGALTGWTAPKDIILKVAEELTVSGGTNAIVEYFGPGTKSISCTGKATITNMGAEIGATCSVFPYDERMETYLKYTNREGIAQLANQNKESLIADPEIESNPEKFFDRVIEINLSTLEPHIVGPHTPDLARTISELSDDVKSNDYTDPISVALIGSCTNSSYEDMSRAASLAEQAKSKGIKAKIPLLVTPGSEQIRGTIERDGQMNSLLDIGATVLANACGPCIGQWNRPELEKDQQNTIVTTFNRNFPGRNDGKRNTLNFIGSPEMIIALALGGRLSFNPLKDDLIASDGTKFKLEPPKPAPEVPEEGFMRPEGIFIAPPSNSDDIEVIIDPNSKRLQRLEPFSKWDGNDFENLPIMVKAKGKCTTDHISPAGAWLSLRGHLDNLSDNMLLGAVNAFNDQVGQGKNILNNKQESFSQIARQYKEKQMRWVIVADNNYGEGSSREHAAMTPRFLGCAAVITKSLARIHETNLKKQGILALTFSNPEDYEKILEDDKISLLELNELAPDKQVRCVISHPTGEKDEILLNHSYNKSQIEWFKSGSALNVLRNNQ, encoded by the coding sequence GTGGAAACTGACACTACTGAAGAACTTGTTTCTAATGTTTATTTGAAATTAAAAAATAATATTGTAAAATATAGAAATCTAGTTGGGAGACCATTAACACTTTCTGAAAAAATTTTATCTGGACATCTAAATGAAATTGACGATACTGTTTTCACAGGTGGAAAAGACTATGTCTTTTTAAAACCTGATAGAGTTGCATTACAAGATGTTACAGGCCAAATGGTAATGCTTCAATTTATGCAAGCAGGATTAAAACAAACCGCATTGCCTACAACTGTACATTGTGACCATCTCATCAGAGCCGAAGTTCAAGGTGATGTTGACATGAAAGTTTCCCTTGATGAAAATAGTGAAGTTTTTAAATTTTTACAATCTGCATCTGCAAAATATGGATGTGGTTTTTGGAAACCTGGTGCAGGAATTATTCATCAAGTAGTTCTTGAAAATTATGCATTCCCTGGTGGATTGATGATTGGTACTGATTCTCATACTCCTAATGCTGGAGGTCTTGGAATGATTGCAATTGGTGTTGGCGGATTAGATGCAGCAGAGACCATGGCTGGCTTGCCTTGGGAATTACTTTATCCTAAAAAAATTGGTGTAAAATTAACTGGAGCACTTACTGGATGGACTGCTCCAAAAGATATTATTTTAAAAGTTGCTGAGGAGCTAACAGTCTCTGGAGGTACAAACGCAATCGTAGAATATTTTGGACCTGGAACAAAATCTATCAGTTGTACAGGCAAAGCTACTATTACTAATATGGGAGCTGAAATTGGTGCTACTTGTTCGGTATTCCCATATGATGAAAGAATGGAGACCTATCTCAAATATACAAACAGAGAAGGTATTGCTCAACTAGCAAATCAAAACAAAGAATCTCTTATTGCAGATCCTGAAATAGAATCAAATCCAGAAAAATTCTTTGACAGAGTTATTGAAATCAATCTTTCAACATTAGAACCACATATTGTTGGTCCTCATACTCCTGATTTGGCAAGAACTATATCTGAATTATCTGATGATGTAAAATCTAATGATTACACTGATCCAATTTCTGTTGCATTAATTGGTAGTTGTACAAATTCTTCTTACGAGGATATGTCTCGAGCTGCAAGTTTAGCTGAACAAGCTAAATCTAAAGGCATCAAAGCAAAAATCCCTCTATTGGTAACTCCTGGTTCTGAACAAATTCGTGGTACTATAGAAAGAGATGGACAAATGAATTCTCTATTGGACATAGGTGCAACTGTTTTAGCAAATGCATGTGGTCCATGCATTGGTCAATGGAATAGACCCGAACTTGAAAAAGATCAACAAAATACTATTGTTACCACATTTAACAGAAATTTCCCAGGACGAAATGACGGTAAGAGAAATACTCTGAATTTTATTGGTAGTCCTGAAATGATTATTGCTTTAGCGTTAGGTGGTAGACTTTCATTTAATCCCTTAAAGGATGATCTAATTGCATCTGATGGAACAAAGTTCAAACTTGAACCTCCTAAACCTGCACCAGAAGTTCCTGAAGAAGGTTTTATGAGACCTGAAGGGATTTTCATTGCACCACCAAGTAATTCTGATGATATTGAAGTCATCATTGATCCTAACAGTAAAAGATTACAGCGTTTAGAGCCATTCTCAAAATGGGATGGTAATGATTTTGAAAACCTTCCGATTATGGTAAAGGCTAAAGGTAAATGCACTACTGATCATATTTCTCCTGCAGGAGCTTGGCTTTCTTTACGAGGACACTTGGATAATCTTAGTGATAACATGCTTTTGGGAGCAGTAAATGCTTTCAATGATCAAGTTGGACAGGGCAAGAATATTCTAAATAATAAACAAGAATCATTTTCACAAATTGCTAGACAATACAAAGAAAAACAAATGAGATGGGTAATTGTTGCTGATAATAATTATGGTGAAGGAAGTAGTAGAGAACATGCTGCAATGACTCCTCGCTTCTTGGGATGTGCAGCAGTTATCACAAAAAGTTTAGCAAGAATTCATGAAACAAATTTGAAAAAGCAAGGCATCTTGGCATTAACATTTAGTAATCCAGAAGATTACGAAAAAATTCTAGAAGATGATAAAATTAGTTTACTTGAACTAAATGAATTAGCTCCAGATAAACAAGTACGATGTGTCATTTCTCATCCTACTGGAGAGAAAGATGAAATTCTTCTAAATCATTCATACAATAAATCACAAATTGAATGGTTCAAGTCTGGATCTGCACTAAATGTATTGAGAAATAATCAATAG